Genomic DNA from Paenibacillus sp. KS-LC4:
CTAGCTATTTTAACGATCTTTATGTCGAGGAGCCCATTTTTGCGCTGGCTGTCTGTTCGGAGCCCCCGGGCTGGTGCCCGCTGCTTACCCAGTAGACCTTCTTATGTTTGCATAAAGAAGCTTGGCAGCGGACAAATGCTATTGCATCCGCCCGCTGCCAAGCTTCTTTGAACGTTTATGATGGGAGCATATAGAGCAAAATCGCAAAGAAATGCAGCACGGACCCGCCTAATACGAACATATGCCATACCGCATGATGGTAAGGAAACGCTCGCCACATATAAAAGACGGTTCCCACGGTATAAAGCAGCCCGCCTGTAATAAGCAGTTGCAAGCCACCGGGCGCCAAATGGCTCGTAAGCGACTTCCAGGCAAAGACGATGAGCCATCCCATGGCCAAATATACGATAGTCGAGGTAAATAAAAACTTTGATGCAAAAAATGCTTTAAATACGACGCCAACGAGCGCAAAGCCCCAGACGATGCCGAAGAGCACCCACCCTAATGTCCCCTGCACAATATGCAGCAAAATAGGTGTATACGTCCCCGCAATAAATACATAAATAAAGGAATGGTCCAGCGATTCAAAAACACGCTTGGCCCTGCCTTCTGGAAAGCTGTGCACTAATGTGGATGCGGCATAAAGCAGCAGCATCGCTGTTCCATAAATCGTAAAGCTGACCACATGAGAGGCAGTACCCTTATCTACAGCAAATATGATTAAAATAACGAGCGCAGCAACACTAAGTGCAGCGCCAATACCATGAGTGATGGCATTGGCTATTTCCTCGCGCTTGGAATAAGTGTGTGTGTTGGCCATTGCTATGGCACCTCCATCCTAACCACTGAATATATTAAACACTTGCTATTTACAGTGTAGAACATCAGTGCCAGTCTTTCAACCACAGCTGCAGGCGCTCAATCGTTTTATCCAAATTGCAGACAGCATCTCGGTCGCGAAACGCCTCTTGATGGCGAAAATAATGGGCATGTCCGCCGATGACATGAATCGGCTCTACCTTGCCTGGCGCATGCTTCATCTGCTGCCATTTAGGCACGCCGGAAGTGCTGCGCGTCCAACCGCCCCAGCTGCCGATCCGGCTTACGGGATCATTAAGCTTGCCTGCCTCGTTGACGGAATACAAATAACAGACTTTGTCTTTCAGCTGCGGCGCAATATGATTGCGCGGCGAACCGACCTGAAGAACGCGGAAATTGGTCATTAGATTGCGTTCCATCAGCATTTTCGCCGCTTGATAGGCTGCGGCTCCGCCGCCGCTATGTCCGATGAACAGGGAAGGCTCATCAGCGCTCATCAGCTTCTCCTTCACTTGGCGGTAAGCCATTTGCCCGCCAATGCGTCCGGCTGCAATAAAGCTGGTTAAATCGCTGCCCACCTCAAGCACCTGTCGAAACAGATTGCGGCTGTTGTCGCCATAAGGATGCAAAATATGAATGCGGGGCTGAGCGCCGGATTCACGAAATAATTGGTCAAGCTTATCACGACAAACGTTAAAGGCACTCTTAGTCGTAGCCACACCTGCCAGCAAAAATATGTTAACGGCTCCTCCACCAGCTGCCAGCATGCTTCTCCCTCCATTGCAAAGAAATATGGTATAGGTACATTATGCGGGAAGAAGCTGCGATTCATTCCTTCACGAGCTACTTAAAAATAATCCCAATTCACCTCAGACACAATAGAGATTGCCAGCCCTCTAGATACTCTAATTAAAAATAAGCCTTTTGCTACGCTGCACATTTTCAGCATAGCAAAAGGCTATTCAAACGATCAAGCATCTCCAGCTGATAGCTGATTACACGCCCATCTTTTTGCGTTGATTATTGACCTTCTTTGTGTTCTGGCTCTTCATTTGCTGTGTGCTTGTTGAAAAGCCGCCTTGTGCGAAGGCATCTGCTTTACCCTGCTTCTTCTGGGCCAGCAATTGCTTAGCCTTCTCCGCTTGAGTCAGCTTCTTCGGCTGCTCCTGTACTTCCTTATTCTCCACGTCCGACATCTTATCACCTCGCTTTATGATTTAACCAACGTAATAAACCTTGTAAATGCGCTCTTATGCAGCTTGCATTGATCAATCAAGCTAAAGCCGGAAGCTGCAAGCTGCGTTTCAATCGGCTCCGTCGTTATAATGACTGCAACGTCAGCAAGCCGTCTTACACTTTCCAGCATATCAAGCTGCTCGCCAATCGGCAAGACCGAACATAAATTATACGGCAGATCTACGATTGCCGCATCATAATGCCCTTCCAGCTCGCGCATATCGCCAAGTGTAACGAGTTCCTTGCTATAGCCAAAATGAGCAAGATTAACCCGTGCTCCCTGAACTGCGAGCGGATTGCGATCCACACCGCGAATATCAAGGCCCATCGACAGCGCCTCAATGAGCACGGTGCCCATGCCGCAGCAGGGATCGATTATCTTCGCCTTAAGCGCCTCGCCTGCTGGCCCCGCAGCGATATTAACTATCGCTCTGGCCACCCTCGTGCCTAATGCTGTCGAATAGTTTTGCGGCTTCTGCCGATGGGCGAGCCAGATCGCGCTCGCTTGCTCACAGGCGCCAAACCAATATCGCTGCTGCCAAAAGGTAATACCCAGCAGACGCTCCGGCTGCCGCATATCCGCTACTCCAACTAATGATCCGCCGACAGAACGCTCAAGTGCGCGCTGCTCCTCGTAGCTGTAAGGGGCGTCCGCCACTGTACAAAGCACCTTGAATGTCGCTCCATTCAAATCAACAAGCGGCAGCTGCTCCAGCAGCTCGGGCAAAGTTGCACCTGAAAGGGATAGCTCCATGCGACGCTTGAGAAACGGACTTCTACTCGGATGAACGTTATGCTCGCTCACGACGAAGCCATCCCTGAGCGGAGCCTCCAGCAGTCGCCACAATTCCAGTCGGCATAGCTCCAATTCCTCTTCATGACAGCTGTAGCTGTATAAATAACGAGTCATTAATGGTCTACTGACGTCCGTGTCTGAGGTAGCTCAGCCTCATCAATGCTGAAAGGTATAAACTCCGGCTTTGCTTTGCTTTCCACTTCAACGGTTAATTCATTCACCTGTTTATTCAGCAGCTTAACCTGGCGCTGCAAGCGAAACACGCGCACCATGCCAAACAATCCAATAACGAGTCCGCCAATGAGCGTGGAGGCGAGAATGACGAGGATAAGCGGAATTTGAGCCTGTGCAAACATAAAATTAACTTGCACCGAGTTGACATTAATTACGGCAAACAACGCAATAACAAATGCAAACAGCAGTGCGGATATAAGCATCGTCTGAGCCTTCATGTTCTCTCCACCTTTTTCTGGGTTGCTATTAGTTTATCATATTCCCTATTAAACCAATAGTCGCAGCATCAAACAGCAAGCGGATGCCCACCTCAGGGCACCCGCTTTAGCTTGTTCATATAACAGCTTTATTAGATTGCTACGCTTTTCTTCTCGCCTGCTGCCACACGAACATTATAATAATGACCACCAATACCGCAAGCTGCGTAAAAGCTGTCTCCAGCGTTGGATAAATTCCAAGGAAGCCAATGGTCGGCCATTCACTTAACGCATGCGTCGGCAGCCATGCAGCAACCTGCAGCGAGTGAATGCTTTCTCCCATAAAGCGGAACACCAAATAATAAATGAGTACCGATGCCACAATGAAAAAGGGACGAATTGGCAGCTTCGTGCTGAAGCGAATAATAACGAAAGCAATTGCCACGAGCAGCAGGAACGTTACGCCAATACCTAGGATCATTTGGTAGGGATCAATGGAAGGTGCCATGCCGACATAAAATATCGTCGTCTCCGCCCCTTCCCGCATAATAGCAAGCGCCGACACAGCGAACAAGGACCACAGACTGCCGCGCGCGATTGCGCTGCCCATTTTGTTGTCAATATAGCTGTTCCAGCCTCGCAAATTCGCTTTGCTGTGCAGCCAATTGCCAACGGTTATCATCAAGATGACGGAGACGAGACCAGCGATGCCCTCAATTGCTTCACGCGCGCTGCCAGCAGCCGCTTGAGCAATCACATAAGTGAGCAGCACAGCCATAACCGCGCTCAGCAGCAGGCCGACCCAGACGCCAGACCACACCCAGATGCGTTTCGACTCGTTGCCCGTTTTTTTCAAATAAGCCAGTAAAGCCGCAAGCACGAGAATCGCCTCAAGCCCCTCGCGGAGCAAAATCATTCCAGCATCCCAGGCAGTATAGCGCGTTTCCTCCACCATTGGAGCAAGTATCTCTCTGATTTCCCCAATTACAGCTTGGGCTTTATCCGGTTCCGGCGGATTGGAAAGCAAATAGCCCGAAACCGCCGTCATTTGAATTTCGATTTTCGTATAAGCATCAGCAGAACGAATCTGAACCTGCCCTTCAACCGACGGCCATTTTGAAATAAAGGCTTGCATTTGGCCATCAGCCTCACTTAAGTTGCCTGCGGCTATGTCTTTAGCTGCTTTATCAACAATTGCAATCAGGTCAGCAATGCCCAGTTTTTCCGCTGGCACCGCAGCCGCATCAATTTTGCCCGCCATATAATCATTAAGCAGCTGAATCATCGCGTTGGCTTCCGTCTCGGCCTGCTCCGCACGCGGCGGCTCAGCCTGAAGCGCAATTCGGATCATGCTCATTGCCGTCTCCAGCTTGCCATAAACGCTGAAATTGTCCGAGCGGATCGCAGGTTCAATTGTCAGCCAATTATCGTTAATCGTCTTATAATCAGCGCTCGCCTTTCCCCATTGCTCCCCTTTAATTTCGACCAGCAGCTTTGTCGCCATAGGCAGCAGCAGCTTTGCCGCTTCCTTGCCGCTCAGCTTAGCTTGATCGTCCTTCTGGACGGTTTTCACATATTTATTAATCGTCTTTGCCAGCTCGGATAAGGAGGCTTTCGCCTCATCCGGCTTGCTGTCCCCCTGTTCCAAGAGCACGATTGCATGAGCCAGAGCGGAGTCGACATCGGCGGATAAATCTGATTTTTTCACGTTTAGCTGCTTCCAGCGCTCATTTGCTTCTTTAATATGGCCGGATGCCTGCTCCCAGTCACTCTGGCTTGCCGCCGCAAGCGCTCCGCCAACGAGCGGAAGCAGCTTATCCAAATCGCTGGACGCTTCTGCAAAAACGGGCCTCACGCCAATCGAGCTTGCAGCTATAGCTGCTAAAATAACGATAATGCCGAGCCATTTCCATCCTATGCTGTAACGGCTGGTACCTGAAAACATATGCCGCTTCTCCTCTCTCCTGCTACAATAACGTATCTCCAATATAACCGCCCTCTCTGACGCCAGGGAAACAGGCAAACACGGCGCTGCCCGTATGCACGATATATTCATTCAGCTTATCCATGCGGCTCAGCTTGGTCTGCATCGGAATAAACTGCTTGCTCGTATCGCGGTTATAGCAAATAAACAATAGTCCCGCATCAAGCTGTCCGGTGCGCTTGTCAAGACCACTGGAGTAGGAGTACGAGCGGCGCAATATTTTCAAAGACCCGTCACCTCTAGCAAGTGCCAGATGCGAGTTGGCTGGAATGACCGGCTTGCCGTTCTCATCCTTTTTATTCAAATCAACGGTGTCAAACTCCTTCAAGCTGCCAATTGGAGCACCGCTCTCCCGGTGACGACCGAAGGTTGCCTCTTGGTCAGACAGCGTCGAGCGATCCCACACCTCAACCCGCATGCGAATTCTTCTCACGACCATATAGCTTCCGCCCGCCATCCATGGTACACCGTCATCGGCGGAAGCCCAGACGACCTGCTTCATCTGCGCTTCATCGCTCGTATCCGGGTTCGCGGTTCCATCCTTGAAGCCCATCAAGTTGCGCGGGGTTGCTCCCTGCTTATCAGCGCCGGATGTACGCTGAAAGCCTTCCGTCGTCCAGCGAAGCACCGCTTTCCCCCGTGCGATCCGCGTCAA
This window encodes:
- a CDS encoding hemolysin III family protein, whose product is MANTHTYSKREEIANAITHGIGAALSVAALVILIIFAVDKGTASHVVSFTIYGTAMLLLYAASTLVHSFPEGRAKRVFESLDHSFIYVFIAGTYTPILLHIVQGTLGWVLFGIVWGFALVGVVFKAFFASKFLFTSTIVYLAMGWLIVFAWKSLTSHLAPGGLQLLITGGLLYTVGTVFYMWRAFPYHHAVWHMFVLGGSVLHFFAILLYMLPS
- a CDS encoding methyltransferase domain-containing protein, encoding MTRYLYSYSCHEEELELCRLELWRLLEAPLRDGFVVSEHNVHPSRSPFLKRRMELSLSGATLPELLEQLPLVDLNGATFKVLCTVADAPYSYEEQRALERSVGGSLVGVADMRQPERLLGITFWQQRYWFGACEQASAIWLAHRQKPQNYSTALGTRVARAIVNIAAGPAGEALKAKIIDPCCGMGTVLIEALSMGLDIRGVDRNPLAVQGARVNLAHFGYSKELVTLGDMRELEGHYDAAIVDLPYNLCSVLPIGEQLDMLESVRRLADVAVIITTEPIETQLAASGFSLIDQCKLHKSAFTRFITLVKS
- a CDS encoding FTR1 family protein, encoding MFSGTSRYSIGWKWLGIIVILAAIAASSIGVRPVFAEASSDLDKLLPLVGGALAAASQSDWEQASGHIKEANERWKQLNVKKSDLSADVDSALAHAIVLLEQGDSKPDEAKASLSELAKTINKYVKTVQKDDQAKLSGKEAAKLLLPMATKLLVEIKGEQWGKASADYKTINDNWLTIEPAIRSDNFSVYGKLETAMSMIRIALQAEPPRAEQAETEANAMIQLLNDYMAGKIDAAAVPAEKLGIADLIAIVDKAAKDIAAGNLSEADGQMQAFISKWPSVEGQVQIRSADAYTKIEIQMTAVSGYLLSNPPEPDKAQAVIGEIREILAPMVEETRYTAWDAGMILLREGLEAILVLAALLAYLKKTGNESKRIWVWSGVWVGLLLSAVMAVLLTYVIAQAAAGSAREAIEGIAGLVSVILMITVGNWLHSKANLRGWNSYIDNKMGSAIARGSLWSLFAVSALAIMREGAETTIFYVGMAPSIDPYQMILGIGVTFLLLVAIAFVIIRFSTKLPIRPFFIVASVLIYYLVFRFMGESIHSLQVAAWLPTHALSEWPTIGFLGIYPTLETAFTQLAVLVVIIIMFVWQQARRKA
- a CDS encoding lipopolysaccharide assembly protein LapA domain-containing protein, with the translated sequence MKAQTMLISALLFAFVIALFAVINVNSVQVNFMFAQAQIPLILVILASTLIGGLVIGLFGMVRVFRLQRQVKLLNKQVNELTVEVESKAKPEFIPFSIDEAELPQTRTSVDH
- the efeB gene encoding iron uptake transporter deferrochelatase/peroxidase subunit, translating into MSRRDLLRLMGVGGAGLLIGATGMGGIMQAASKTLTVPAATGAGANGDVLPFYGAHQAGIATPSQDFILFAAFDLTAASIDDVRTLFQAWTAASAAMTQGTMIGTDNNNLNLPPSDTGEAAGLSPSKTTITFGVGPSFFDGRFGLSSKKPATLEELPAFGGDELQPEWCGGDIGVQVCANDMQVAFHAIRNLTRIARGKAVLRWTTEGFQRTSGADKQGATPRNLMGFKDGTANPDTSDEAQMKQVVWASADDGVPWMAGGSYMVVRRIRMRVEVWDRSTLSDQEATFGRHRESGAPIGSLKEFDTVDLNKKDENGKPVIPANSHLALARGDGSLKILRRSYSYSSGLDKRTGQLDAGLLFICYNRDTSKQFIPMQTKLSRMDKLNEYIVHTGSAVFACFPGVREGGYIGDTLL